Proteins from a single region of Chitinivibrionales bacterium:
- a CDS encoding glycosyltransferase, producing the protein MLLSIIIPLYNESATIEELEKRLSHHLERLGEPFEIILINDGSFDSTGEVIDRLAQKDNRYRAIHLKRNFGQTAAIMAGIDYAQGEIIITMDGDLQNDPADISRLLGKLQEGYEVCSGWRKERKDRLFTRVVPSKIANALISAISGVKLKDYGCTLKAYRREVISGIKLYGEMHRFIPIYASWQGARVAEIPVTHHPRKHGSSHYGLNRTFKVVLDLIVVKFLASYSQKPIYVFGGFGLVNFFLSILCFGMMIYYKFWGGKSFIETPIPFLVVLFFLMGFLSILMGLIAELLMRTYYESQNKPNYLVGKISSYKSHSRTKCEHADAQDR; encoded by the coding sequence ATGCTGTTGTCGATTATAATCCCTCTGTATAATGAGAGCGCCACGATTGAAGAATTGGAGAAGCGACTTTCACATCATTTGGAACGCCTTGGAGAGCCCTTTGAAATTATTTTGATAAATGATGGCTCCTTTGATTCTACCGGCGAAGTGATAGATCGGCTCGCGCAAAAAGATAATCGATACAGAGCAATTCACCTGAAGCGAAATTTTGGACAAACGGCTGCCATAATGGCCGGTATCGACTATGCTCAGGGTGAGATTATCATAACAATGGACGGCGATCTGCAAAACGATCCAGCAGACATATCCCGTCTTCTCGGAAAGCTTCAGGAGGGGTATGAGGTCTGTTCCGGTTGGCGCAAAGAGAGAAAAGACCGGCTTTTTACCCGGGTTGTGCCCAGCAAAATTGCCAATGCTCTTATCTCAGCAATTTCGGGCGTTAAATTGAAAGATTATGGTTGTACGCTCAAGGCATACAGGCGTGAAGTCATATCAGGTATAAAGCTCTATGGCGAAATGCATCGTTTTATACCCATCTATGCTTCATGGCAGGGCGCCCGGGTTGCGGAGATTCCGGTTACCCATCATCCTCGAAAACACGGTTCCTCTCATTATGGACTGAACAGAACATTCAAAGTCGTCCTCGATTTAATCGTGGTGAAGTTTCTTGCCAGTTATTCTCAAAAACCCATCTATGTTTTCGGGGGATTCGGTCTTGTCAATTTCTTTTTGTCGATTCTGTGCTTTGGAATGATGATTTATTATAAATTCTGGGGGGGGAAGTCGTTTATTGAAACGCCGATACCTTTTTTGGTGGTACTGTTTTTCCTTATGGGATTTCTCTCAATCCTCATGGGCTTGATCGCCGAGCTTCTCATGCGGACATATTACGAGTCACAGAACAAGCCAAATTACCTGGTTGGAAAAATCAGCAGTTATAAAAGCCATTCACGTACAAAGTGTGAACACGCCGACGCTCAAGACAGATAG
- the asnB gene encoding asparagine synthase (glutamine-hydrolyzing) — MCGIAGIVHTANKGIDRTVLQNMTDALAHRGPDDSGIYLSDTSRGSSLSIGLGHRRLSIIDLSNHGRQPMSNENQTIWITFNGEIYNFQSLRSALIQKGHHFRSETDTEVIIHGYEEYKEALFNKLNGMFSFGLWDENVQKLYLVRDRYGQKPLYYRQTEKGIIFASELKALLKHPDLHPEIDLQSLGQYLSYEYVPAPHCIIKGVQKLLPGHFCAFSRGKTSVHPYWHIEFDRRETIDEREAEHQFIELLKQSIERRLMSDVPLGVFLSGGIDSSSIVALLSEIMDPKSIKTFSIGFKEKSFNESHYARKIAGHFGTNHHERIFTPGEMFDILPEIWKFLDEPFADASVLPTYLLSRITREHVTVALGGDGGDELLAGYDPFLAHAFARHYNRIPSSIHKNIIVPLADKLPASNKNMSLSFILKKFIGGVQNDLPRRNQIWLGAFSATEQQSLLSKDVQHALCDFDPYGDIASTCSGTHFRDWIDELVFIYSRFYLAEDILTKIDRASMAVSLEVRSPFLDVEFAEYVNRLPSNLKMKGLTRKYLLKKSVEKKLPKEIIHRKKKGFGIPLTKWIKEDFRPILADVFAPEKIKSEGFFEPQAIQHLLSNHFDEKQDNRKQIWTLLMFEMWKNNYLS, encoded by the coding sequence ATGTGCGGAATTGCAGGCATTGTACACACGGCTAATAAGGGAATCGATCGTACGGTTCTTCAAAACATGACCGATGCCCTGGCTCATCGTGGTCCGGATGACAGTGGCATTTACCTTTCAGATACATCCAGAGGATCTTCACTCTCTATCGGTTTAGGCCATCGCCGTTTGAGCATTATCGATCTCTCCAACCACGGCCGTCAGCCAATGAGCAATGAAAATCAGACTATCTGGATTACCTTCAATGGTGAAATCTACAATTTTCAGTCATTAAGATCCGCTCTCATCCAGAAAGGCCATCATTTTCGCTCCGAAACCGACACCGAAGTAATCATCCATGGATATGAAGAATACAAAGAGGCTCTCTTTAATAAACTCAATGGAATGTTTTCATTCGGGCTCTGGGATGAAAATGTGCAAAAATTATATCTCGTCCGTGATCGTTATGGACAAAAACCACTGTATTACCGGCAAACAGAGAAGGGTATTATTTTTGCCTCTGAGCTCAAAGCGCTGCTCAAGCACCCGGATCTACACCCTGAAATAGATCTTCAGAGCCTCGGCCAGTACCTCTCATATGAGTATGTCCCTGCCCCTCATTGCATCATTAAAGGCGTACAAAAGCTTTTGCCCGGCCATTTTTGTGCCTTCTCAAGGGGAAAAACATCTGTCCATCCCTACTGGCACATAGAATTTGATAGACGGGAGACAATCGATGAACGGGAAGCGGAACACCAGTTTATCGAGCTACTCAAGCAATCAATTGAACGGCGTCTTATGAGTGATGTACCGCTGGGGGTTTTTCTGAGTGGCGGCATCGATTCAAGCTCGATCGTGGCGCTTCTTTCGGAAATAATGGATCCCAAATCGATTAAGACCTTCTCTATCGGATTTAAAGAAAAATCTTTCAATGAATCGCATTATGCCCGAAAGATAGCCGGTCATTTTGGTACTAATCATCATGAGCGGATTTTTACGCCCGGTGAAATGTTTGATATCCTCCCCGAGATATGGAAATTTTTAGATGAACCCTTTGCCGACGCTTCGGTTCTGCCCACCTACCTCCTTTCCAGAATCACGCGGGAGCATGTAACGGTTGCCCTTGGCGGTGACGGCGGAGATGAACTTCTTGCGGGTTATGATCCATTCCTTGCCCATGCCTTTGCCCGGCATTACAATCGTATCCCCTCATCCATTCATAAAAACATCATTGTTCCCCTTGCTGATAAATTGCCTGCCTCCAACAAAAATATGAGTCTCTCATTTATTCTCAAGAAATTTATTGGTGGCGTTCAGAATGATTTACCCCGGCGCAACCAGATATGGCTCGGTGCATTTTCGGCAACAGAGCAACAAAGCCTTCTCAGCAAGGATGTGCAGCATGCATTATGCGATTTTGATCCCTATGGAGATATTGCTTCAACATGTTCCGGGACTCATTTCCGCGATTGGATTGATGAACTCGTTTTTATCTATTCTCGATTTTATCTTGCCGAGGATATTTTGACCAAAATAGACCGGGCAAGCATGGCGGTATCTCTGGAAGTCCGTTCTCCATTTCTGGATGTTGAATTTGCCGAATACGTTAATCGACTTCCTTCGAATTTGAAAATGAAAGGCTTAACCCGAAAATATCTGCTGAAAAAAAGCGTTGAAAAAAAGCTCCCCAAAGAAATAATTCACCGTAAAAAAAAGGGTTTCGGCATCCCCTTAACAAAATGGATTAAAGAAGATTTCCGGCCGATTCTGGCAGATGTTTTTGCTCCCGAAAAAATTAAAAGTGAAGGTTTTTTTGAGCCGCAAGCAATTCAACACCTCCTCTCAAATCATTTTGATGAAAAGCAGGATAACCGGAAACAGATATGGACGCTTCTTATGTTTGAGATGTGGAAAAATAACTATCTGTCTTGA
- a CDS encoding flippase-like domain-containing protein translates to MKYLKFLVKLIISIGLVVWIFFNIEMKALAGAFSKANIVFLLIGVIMVFARHLTNCFRWRECLFDNKNRVPFSYLLFSYFPSLVIGHIFPTEYGGDILRINDINKKTGNMAQSIGSVFFSRLSGLVTVAIVFIFISLIRFETIPLPKLSLFIVLAACFLVIVFLVIFSDGFLKKMLIRTGVIQINKITSGKRFNVALSLIPDYRKHLPLIVFFSLLSILFMTVTNWMLVRSIGHHVSFSNIVILISVLSFISIVPISIGGIGIKEATFILFFKELGISAEDALAIGLLNRSIQIIFLMGAAVLFPIRNRFMK, encoded by the coding sequence ATGAAGTATTTAAAATTTCTGGTCAAGTTAATCATATCAATCGGATTGGTTGTATGGATATTTTTTAACATCGAAATGAAGGCTCTCGCCGGGGCATTTTCCAAAGCAAATATCGTATTTCTGCTAATCGGAGTAATTATGGTATTTGCCAGGCACCTCACAAATTGTTTTCGGTGGAGAGAATGCTTATTTGATAATAAAAACAGGGTTCCATTTTCGTATCTCCTGTTTTCCTATTTTCCGTCACTTGTGATCGGCCATATATTTCCAACAGAATATGGCGGCGACATTTTACGAATCAATGATATAAATAAGAAAACAGGAAATATGGCCCAATCTATAGGCAGTGTCTTTTTCAGCCGGCTTTCGGGATTAGTAACGGTAGCGATCGTTTTTATTTTCATTTCACTGATTCGATTTGAAACGATACCGCTACCAAAGCTTTCTCTTTTCATCGTACTTGCAGCGTGTTTTTTGGTCATAGTTTTCCTCGTTATTTTTTCGGACGGCTTTTTAAAAAAAATGCTTATCAGAACCGGCGTTATTCAGATTAATAAAATAACCTCGGGAAAGAGGTTTAATGTCGCCCTTTCCCTTATTCCAGATTACCGAAAGCATCTTCCTTTAATTGTTTTTTTCTCACTCCTGTCAATATTGTTCATGACGGTAACAAATTGGATGCTGGTACGTTCAATTGGGCACCATGTTTCATTCAGTAATATTGTCATTCTGATTTCGGTTCTTTCATTTATCAGCATAGTTCCAATCAGTATTGGCGGTATCGGGATCAAAGAAGCTACCTTTATCCTTTTTTTCAAGGAGCTTGGAATTTCTGCAGAAGACGCCTTGGCGATAGGACTTTTAAATCGTTCAATTCAAATAATTTTCCTTATGGGTGCTGCTGTGTTGTTTCCAATCAGAAACAGATTCATGAAATAA